In Pseudomonadota bacterium, the genomic stretch ATATGGTGATGTCGCAGGTGCCGATCGTGCTGATCTGCATGATCTCCCTGTTCAAGGAGCCGCCGAAGCTGGAGGTGCCTCCCCTGCCCTCACCTCTGCCGCGCTCGGCGTGGCCTCATGCGACGCCATAGACGCCGCCGGCTGCCCGCGCCTAGCTAGAACTTGCCGCCGTTGACGTCCTCGGCGGGCACCGGCTCGCCGTTGTCCCAGTGCTCGACGATCTTCCCGCCGTCCAGCCGGAAGATGTCGGCCTGGCACATCGCCTGATCACCTTGAGCCGCCTTGCACAAGGTGGCGACGAAGTTGCCCTCGCCCACGCAGAGCACGATCTCTTCGTAGCGCAGGGGGCGGGTGATGAAGGCGTCGATGCCGTCCGCGAGCTGCGGGTTGTGCTGCTTGAGATCAAGCGCCAGGTAGGTGGCGAGCTCAGCGGCCGTCGCGTCGGGCTTCGCGATCATGTCCGCCAACAGCGCCCTTACCGTCGCCTTGTTCGCGTCGGTGAGGTGGTGATCAACGGTTTCCGTAGGTCCGTCTACCTGCGTGCGCCCCGTCACCCCCGGGCCGGTGAATGCGGTGATCACGTCCCAGTGTTCGATGATCTTGTCATCGGCGTCCGTATCGAAGAAGTCGGTC encodes the following:
- a CDS encoding nuclear transport factor 2 family protein, with product MNRKLDHARRLYIEGIRDGHPVEAITAYTGDRYTQHSTGVADGREGFIAFFTEFLERNPERHIEIPRGWSDGQYVFLHAYQKMGDTQWVTTDFFDTDADDKIIEHWDVITAFTGPGVTGRTQVDGPTETVDHHLTDANKATVRALLADMIAKPDATAAELATYLALDLKQHNPQLADGIDAFITRPLRYEEIVLCVGEGNFVATLCKAAQGDQAMCQADIFRLDGGKIVEHWDNGEPVPAEDVNGGKF